A window of Perognathus longimembris pacificus isolate PPM17 chromosome 6, ASM2315922v1, whole genome shotgun sequence contains these coding sequences:
- the LOC125352734 gene encoding mamu class II histocompatibility antigen, DR alpha chain, producing MSLNRVLMLEFFFMAVLMSPQESWAIKEEHKLIQAEFYLSPDKVGEFMFDFDGDEIFHVDMEKKETVWRLKEFGQFASFEAQGALDNIAVDKANLDIMIKRSNHTPDANVPPEVAVLTSSPAELGEPNILICFVDKFSPPVVTVTWLKNGKPVTTGVSETVFLPREDHLFRKFHYLPFLPSTEDVYDCKVEHWGLDKPVLKHWEFDEQAPLPETTENVVCALGLIVGLVCIIVGAILIMKGMHKGNSAQRRGPL from the exons ATGTCCCTAAATCGAGTCCTGATGTTAGAATTTTTCTTCATGGCTGTCCTGATGAGCCCTCAGGAGTCATGGGCTATCAAAG AGGAACATAAGCTCATCCAGGCGGAGTTCTATCTGTCCCCTGATAAAGTAGGAGAATTTATGTTTGACTTTGATGGCGATGAGATTTTTCACGTGgatatggaaaagaaagagacagtCTGGAGGCTCAAAGAATTCGGACAATTTGCCAGTTTTGAAGCTCAGGGTGCCTTGGACAACATAGCTGTggacaaagccaacctggacatcATGATTAAGCGCTCCAACCACACTCCAGATGCCAATG TGCCTCCAGAGGTGGCCGTGCTGACCAGCAGCCCTGCAGAACTAGGCGAGCCCAACATCCTCATCTGTTTCGTCGACAAGTTCTCCCCACCAGTGGTTACAGTCACCTGGCTGAAAAATGGCAAACCCGTCACCACAGGCGTGTCAGAGacagttttcctgcccagggaagACCACCTTTTCCGTAAATTCCACTACTTGCCCTTCCTGCCCTCCACAGAGGATGTTTATGACTGCAAGGTGGAACACTGGGGCCTGGATAAACCTGTCCTCAAGCACTGGG agTTTGATGAGCAAGCTCCCCTCCCGGAAACTACAGAGAATGTGGTGTGTGCCCTGGGCCTGATAGTGGGTCTGGTGTGCATCATCGTTGGGGCCATTCTTATCATGAAGGGTATGCACAAAGGCAATAGCGCACAACGCCGAGGACCTCTGTGA